The sequence below is a genomic window from Candidatus Babeliales bacterium.
TTTGGAAACACAAAACTTTTTGATTGTTCAATTGCCGCAATGATAATTTTTTCAAGGCGCTCAGTTTCTCGTGGTGCCCATTTTTTTTCAGATTTTTCAGAAATTACTGGAACAATTGTTTGAACCCCCATTTGAGTTGCGGTATAAACAATTTCTTCAAACGGGCTTTTTTTTGTGATGCATTGGTACAATGTTATGTTGGGTGTGGGTGCTGTATTTGTTTGTTTGCTGATAAGTTTGCCTACAATTGGCGAGCTTGCTTGTTTTTCAACTTTTTTGAGGACAAGCTCAACGTGATAGTTTTTATCAAATAAAATAACCTGATCACCCTCTTCAAGCCTCAGGATGTTAAACATGCGTTTATGAAGATCTTTGTCGTGCAGACTGACGCTGGCGCCTTCTTGTTCTTTGATAATACTTGAAGAAAGATTAGGAGCGTAGAGTGCAAAAACATGCTTATTTGTTTTCATGGTGGCCCCACATCTTTAAGGTTTTTCTTGCAAAAGCAACCACCACAAAGTTCCTGCAATAATCAGGTTTGTTGCAATAATACCGCTCACAACATAATCTTCTGGGTGTTCTTTAATGTGCTGTTTGGTTTTTTCTGTTTCAAATTTAATGAACATCCAGGCAAGCTTTGCTTTGTCAGACCAGGAAGGTTCAGTTTTTATGCTCGGGTCGTTGGTTATGCTTTCTAGATCTTCAATGGTGATGTCGAGTTCGTCCATCTCGCCAAATTCGTCTAAAATATCCCCAAACGATTCTTCTACTTGTTCAAGAACTTCTTCAAAGATCTCGTCAAACTCTGCGGTCATCTTTTGTGATTCTTCTTCAGTCCAGGGTAGTTCTTTTTGAGAAAAAAATGGTACTGAAGTAATGTTATTCGCGCTTAAATTTTTAAAAGGAGCCCAGGTCGCTACGACAAAAAGAAGGGCTACAACAGATGTTTTTACGGTCATAATTTTCCTTTTTTTACAAGGATGCTTATAAATCGTTATGGTAAAAAAGATGATCATATCATTATTGAAGGAGGTAAGCATAGCGCAGAAAGCTCAAGGAGTCAAAATGAGTACAAATAGAAACAATTGCCCGGCCATGTTGGTTGTTCTTGATGGGTTTGGTTATCGTAATGAAAAAAATGGTAATGCCGTTGCGGCTGCACGTATGCCAAATTTTGAATACCTGCGGCAGCATTACCGCTCTACCTTGCTCCATGCGGCAGGCGAATTTGTGGGTCTTTTGCCTGGTTGCATTGGCAACTCTGAGGTGGGGCATTTAACGCTGGGCGCTGGGCGTGTGATTAAAAGTGTTTTATGTCGCTTTCATGAAGCGATTGATGACGGGAGCTTTTTTGAGCGCGAAGATCTTTTACAAGTGCTTATCACATTAAAAAAAAGCGGCAAAGCCTTGCACGTGATGGGCTTGCTTTCAGATGCGGGGGTACACAGTCACGAAAAGCATTTGTATGCCCTGCTTAAACTTGCTTGTCAGGTTGGGCTTGACCGGGTTTATGTCCATGCTTTTTTGGATGGTCGCGATGTGCCGCCGCAGTCGGCTCTTATATATTTACAACATGTAGCGCATGAGCTGCAGAACTATGATGGTATGAGTTTGGCAAGTATTCATGGTCGTTTTTTTGCTATGGATCGGGACAATAATTGGGAGCGCACGCAGCAAAGCTATGATGTGTTGTGTGGTAATGCCTCAGTTCCGCCAGGACCAGCGCATGACTGGCATGCTGCTCTGGAGCAATCGTATGCGCACGGAATTACTGACGAGTTTGTGGTGCCAACGTTGCTTGATGCGCAAGGAGCGGTGGGAGCAGGTGATGGCATTATATTTTTTAATGTGCGGCCCGATCGTGCTCGGCAACTAACTCAAGCGTTTATAGATCCTGCTTGTGTAACAATTAAACGTACGATTGGTACGTACAATAATTCATTGGCGTTTTTTATTACTGCCGCTCGGTATAAAAGAGATTTTAATAATAAAGTACTTTTTGAAGAAGTTGTTGTTGAGCATACGTTGCTTGATGAGCTTGCCGAGCAAACAAGTCAGTCAGTGTTTGTTATTGCAGAAACCGAAAAGACGGCTCATGTGACCTATTTTTTTCGTGGGATGCGTGATGTGCGTTGTGCCCAAGAGCAGTATGAGCTGGTGCCTTCAATCAAAACAAAAAGCTACGCTGATTGCCCAGAAATGTGTGCCAAGCAGATTACTGATAAGTTGGTTTGTTCACTTGAAAAAAATCCGGCCTATTTTTATTTAGTTAATTATGCCAATGCCGACATGGTTGGGCATTCGGGTAATTTTGAGGCAACAGTTAAAGCCTGTGAATTTTTGGATGAGCAGCTGGGTATTTTGTATCGCGAGATTGTAGTTAAGCGCGCCGGCATGTTGTTTGTGGTTGCCGATCATGGCAATGCAGAGCAAAAACTTGATGAGCTGGGCAACCCGCTCACTGCGCATACTGCTAACCCCGTGTTATTTGTTGCAGCTGGCAAGCAGTTTATGGGCGAGGCAAACGGATTTTTTGAAAACAAGATACGTTTTGGTCTGGCGCATGTTGCTCCAACACTATTAAAATATCTTGGTTTAAAAGTACCTGCAGCAATGGAACACGAGACTATTTTTTAATTTTTACTCAGAGCTTTTTTTTCCAAAAAAGCATGAAAGAACCCAGCCAACGATAAAAATTGAAACAAAAGAAAAAGAGATTCCAAAGGTGATTAAATTTTTTAGGCACAAGTTAAAAACATAACAACAGCTTGCAAGGCTGAGTAATGGAACCATGATCGATTGCTTGACCGAACCTTTTCTAATTGCCTGCAGCAGAGCAAGCGATGTCAAACTGTAGCAGGCAAAGTGGGCAAAAATAGACATATTTTGTAGTGGTGCTTGTTGTTGAGAAATGGTGATAATTAAGCAGCACAAAATACCTTCAACAATCAAGCTTGCCCACGGCGTATTGGCAGCAGTTAATTTAGTCAAAATGTTTGAAAATGGTAGATGGTTGTCTTTTGCCAATGTGTGTAAATTCCAGCAGTTGCTCGTCAAAATAGTAAAAGAGCCCCCAAAAATAGAAGCAAAAACAAAGCCGTTAAACAATTGACCAATCCATGGCATTGCTGGAAAAAAGGTAGTGCCAAGTGTTAAAAGTGGCGTACTTGCTTGCGCCAAATCTGGCCCAAGTGCGCGGTATAAAGAAAATTGAAAGAGTGTTGCTACGCACACAGCAATTGAAAACGAAGTCAAAATTGCAGGCTTGATGGTGCGTTCCGGTTTTTCGAGCAAGCCGGCAATTGAGCAAATAATTTCAAAACCAACAACGGCAAAAATAGCAACAGGAATAAGCGTTAGTGGTTCAATTGCAGCGGCGTCGCTAAATGCTGCTATGTGGGCAGGTGTTACAAAAAAGCCGCATAAAAAACTAAAAAGTATTGGCAGTGCTTTAAATGCCGATGTTACATACTGCGCTTTGCCGCCAACGCGTACGCCAAAAATATTGAGCGTAACCAGCCCACCAATAATTAAGTAGTCCAGCACCAGTGTTGGCACAACGCGCAATGCAGGAATGCAGGTTTGAAAAAACGTTGTTGAGCAATGAACAAGTAAAGCCGAGGTAGTTGTTTTAGCTAAAAAATAGCTCCAGCCCGCAAAAAAGCCAATGCGTGGGTGCAGGTGCATTTTGCTATAAACATAGAGCCCGCCTGAAACGGGATGGAGCTTTGCAAGCTCTGCGATGCTTAAAATAACTGGTAAAATTAACAAAGCGCATAGTGGATAACTAATAAAACCGAAAGAGCCAGCCAAAAAAGTAAGCGGCTTGGCATTAATAAAAATGCCGGCGCCCATGATAGTGTTAAGACAGATAAGTACGGCGGTGACAAAACTGATCTTGCCTTGGTTCATGGGAAGCGCCTTTCCGGCAAAAAAGGGGGATAATTTTGATTATTTGTATGCTCAAACTTTAGCGCAAAAAGGTTAAGTGCGCAATGTTTAACCTTTTTACCAGTGCAACAACAACAGCAAGTTTAATACCAAAATCGCCAATCAAAAAAGGAAAAAAGCCGAGCGTAAGCAGGTTGTGCGCTGGTACAAACAGGCTGAGTTGCACCAAGCCGCAAGTAAAAACAATAATATTTGCAGCAACAAGTTTGTTAACCAGAGCCAGCGTTGATTTCTTATTGTAATTTTTTGCCCATGCCAAAAAGATTGCTGCAAGTAAAAAACCAATCAAATAGCCGCCCGTTGGGCCACATAGCCGGCCAAGCCCACCCAAACCAAAAGCAAAAAATGGTGCACCCAAAGCCCCCTGCAACAAATAAAGACCAAAAGCATAAACCGCTGGCCAGCCCAGCAGGAGTGTTGCTACGAAAAGTGGCAATGGCTGCACGCTTAGCGGTACTAAGTTAAATGGCATGGGTATAATAATTTGCGAGCAAAGAGCATAAAACCATGACAAAATAAAGCAAAAGCAGATGGTTTTCATCGTCGATATTGTTACTGTTTGTGCTAATTTATTCATAAAAAGTCTTTCGATATTCTACTTGAAAGGCCTATGGCAGCAATGCTTACTACTGTAACGTTTGGTTTTCTAAATGGCAATTTTGTTCAAAGATCATTTTTTTTGCGCGATATATTTACAAAAAATGTAGGTGTTTTATGCTGTTTATCTACGATTCGGAGATTTTTCAGTGAATGTATGTATAACCCCAGAGGAGCCATCAATGGATTTGATGTCATATTTTTACGTTTTTATGGCAGTTGCTGCAGCAGGACTTGTCTTAACAACGGCGATCTATCAACATATTATCGGTTTTAAAAACACTGATAAAAAGTCAGCGCATATCGCTGGGCTTATTCGCAGAGGCGCAATGACTTTCTTGCGCAAAGAGTATTCAGTATTAGCATTTGTTATCGCTATAGCCTTTGTTATTATTGGTTATGTTTTTAGTATGCATGCCGCTCTTGCGTATACTTTTGGCGCGTTGTCTTCAATGTTTGCTGGTTATATTGGTATGCGCGCAGCAACGCACGCAAACGAAGCAACAACCATTGCAGCAAAAAACAAAGGTGAGCGCGCAGCATTTTTGGTAGCGCTTCTTGGCGGTTCAGTGATGGGCTTTGTTGTTGCATCACTTGGCTTACTTGGTCTTGGCGCGTTGTTTTATCTTTTTGTTGGTGGTGAAAGAATTGTCTTCATTCGCATTCTGACATGCTACGGTCTTGGTGCAAGCTCTATCGCACTCTTCGCTCGTGTTGGTGGCGGTATTTTTACCAAGGCAGCAGACGTTGGTGCTGATATGGTTGGTAAGGTTGAGTTGGGCATTCCTGAAGATGATCCACGTAATCCTGCTGTTATTGCAGACAATGTGGGTGACTGTGTTGGCGATACAGCCGGTATGGGCGCTGATATTTTTGAATCATATATAGCGTCTGTTGTGGGTGCTATTGCTTTG
It includes:
- a CDS encoding 16S rRNA (uracil(1498)-N(3))-methyltransferase; translated protein: MKTNKHVFALYAPNLSSSIIKEQEGASVSLHDKDLHKRMFNILRLEEGDQVILFDKNYHVELVLKKVEKQASSPIVGKLISKQTNTAPTPNITLYQCITKKSPFEEIVYTATQMGVQTIVPVISEKSEKKWAPRETERLEKIIIAAIEQSKSFVFPKFAPAQELSQIISDGDLCTRCTNSINIVFDAQGQPASLLPTATPPAYLNVIFGAEGGLTDAELAALTSNGFTSYALTTSILRSRDAAIVGLGMLRSLLRK
- the gpmI gene encoding 2,3-bisphosphoglycerate-independent phosphoglycerate mutase, giving the protein MSTNRNNCPAMLVVLDGFGYRNEKNGNAVAAARMPNFEYLRQHYRSTLLHAAGEFVGLLPGCIGNSEVGHLTLGAGRVIKSVLCRFHEAIDDGSFFEREDLLQVLITLKKSGKALHVMGLLSDAGVHSHEKHLYALLKLACQVGLDRVYVHAFLDGRDVPPQSALIYLQHVAHELQNYDGMSLASIHGRFFAMDRDNNWERTQQSYDVLCGNASVPPGPAHDWHAALEQSYAHGITDEFVVPTLLDAQGAVGAGDGIIFFNVRPDRARQLTQAFIDPACVTIKRTIGTYNNSLAFFITAARYKRDFNNKVLFEEVVVEHTLLDELAEQTSQSVFVIAETEKTAHVTYFFRGMRDVRCAQEQYELVPSIKTKSYADCPEMCAKQITDKLVCSLEKNPAYFYLVNYANADMVGHSGNFEATVKACEFLDEQLGILYREIVVKRAGMLFVVADHGNAEQKLDELGNPLTAHTANPVLFVAAGKQFMGEANGFFENKIRFGLAHVAPTLLKYLGLKVPAAMEHETIF
- a CDS encoding amino acid permease, whose protein sequence is MNQGKISFVTAVLICLNTIMGAGIFINAKPLTFLAGSFGFISYPLCALLILPVILSIAELAKLHPVSGGLYVYSKMHLHPRIGFFAGWSYFLAKTTTSALLVHCSTTFFQTCIPALRVVPTLVLDYLIIGGLVTLNIFGVRVGGKAQYVTSAFKALPILFSFLCGFFVTPAHIAAFSDAAAIEPLTLIPVAIFAVVGFEIICSIAGLLEKPERTIKPAILTSFSIAVCVATLFQFSLYRALGPDLAQASTPLLTLGTTFFPAMPWIGQLFNGFVFASIFGGSFTILTSNCWNLHTLAKDNHLPFSNILTKLTAANTPWASLIVEGILCCLIITISQQQAPLQNMSIFAHFACYSLTSLALLQAIRKGSVKQSIMVPLLSLASCCYVFNLCLKNLITFGISFSFVSIFIVGWVLSCFFGKKSSE
- a CDS encoding biotin transporter BioY translates to MNKLAQTVTISTMKTICFCFILSWFYALCSQIIIPMPFNLVPLSVQPLPLFVATLLLGWPAVYAFGLYLLQGALGAPFFAFGLGGLGRLCGPTGGYLIGFLLAAIFLAWAKNYNKKSTLALVNKLVAANIIVFTCGLVQLSLFVPAHNLLTLGFFPFLIGDFGIKLAVVVALVKRLNIAHLTFLR